A stretch of the Aegilops tauschii subsp. strangulata cultivar AL8/78 chromosome 4, Aet v6.0, whole genome shotgun sequence genome encodes the following:
- the LOC109771174 gene encoding ABC transporter E family member 2 has product MADRLTRIAIVSEDKCKPKKCRQECKKSCPVVKTGKLCIEVSPAAKLAFISEELCIGCGICVKKCPFDAIEIINLPKDLEKDTTHRYGPNTFKLHRLPVPRPGQVLGLVGTNGIGKSTALKVLAGKLKPNLGRFKNPPDWQEILTYFRGSELQNYFTRILEDNLKAIIKPQYVDHIPKAVQGNVGQVLEQKDERDMKNELCVDLELNQVIDRNVGDLSGGELQRFAIAVVAVQSAEIYMFDEPSSYLDVKQRLKAARVIRSLLRSNSYVIVVEHDLSVLDYLSDFICCLYGKPGAYGVVTLPFSVREGINIFLAGFVPTENLRFRDESLTFKIAETQENAEEVATYQRYKYPTMSKTQGNFKLSVVEGEFTDSQIVVMLGENGTGKTTFIRMLAGLLKPDTMEGSEVEIPEFNVSYKPQKISPKFQHPVRHLLHSKIRDSYTHPQFVSDVMKPLQIEQLMDQEVINLSGGELQRVALCLCLGKPADIYLIDEPSAYLDSEQRIVASKVIKRFILHAKKTAFIVEHDFIMATYLADKVIVYEGLASIDCTANAPQSLVSGMNKFLSHLDITFRRDPTNYRPRINKLESTKDREQKNAGSYYYLDD; this is encoded by the exons ATGGCGGACCGTTTGACCCGTATCGCGATCGTGAGCGAGGACAAGTGCAAGCCCAAGAAGTGCCGCCAGGAGTGCAAGAAGAGCTGCCCCGTTGTCAAGACCG GAAAGCTTTGCATTGAAGTTAGTCCAGCGGCCAAACTTGCATTCATTTCTGAAGAGCTGTGTATTGGTTGTGGTATTTGTGTTAAG AAATGCCCATTTGATGCCATTGAAATCATCAATCTTCCAAAAGATTTGGAGAAAGATACTACCCATCGCTATGGACCGAATACCTTCAAATTGCACAG GTTGCCTGTTCCAAGACCTGGTCAAGTTTTGGGTCTTGTTGGAACCAATGGAATTGGGAAGTCAACAGCACTTAAAGTCTTAGCTGGCAAGCTGAAGCCCAATCTGGGACGATTCAAA AATCCACCTGACTGGCAAGAGATCCTTACATATTTCCGTGGGTCTGAACTTCAGAACTATTTTACGCGCATATTGGAGGATAACCTGAAG GCAATCATCAAGCCGCAGTATGTTGACCATATTCCAAAAGCTGTTCAAGGAAATGTAGGGCAAGTACTTGAGCAGAAAGATGAGCGGGATATGAAAAATGAGCTGTGCGTTGACCTTGAATTGAACCAAGTTATTGACAGAAATGTAGGAGATCTGTCTGGTGGCGAGCTTCAGAGATTTGCAATAGCAGTTGTTGCTGTACAAAGTGCGGAAATTTACATGTTTGATGAGCCATCAAGTTATTTGGACGTTAAACAGAGGCTTAAGGCTGCCCGAGTCATTAGGTCTTTGCTTAGATCAAACAG CTATGTCATCGTTGTCGAACATGACTTGAGTGTCTTAGATTACTTGTCCGACTTTATTTGCTGCTTATATGGGAAGCCAGGTGCTTACGGTGTAGTTACGTTACCATTTTCGGTCCGAGAAGGTATCAATATTTTCCTGGCTGGATTTGTTCCAACAGAAAACCTTCGGTTTCGAGATGAATCTCTTACATTTAAG ATTGCGGAGACCCAGGAAAACGCAGAGGAAGTTGCTACGTACCAGCGGTACAAGTACCCTACCATGAGCAAAACACAGGGAAATTTCAAGCTCTCTGTCGTTGAGGGTGAATTCACTGATTCTCAGATTGTTGTGATGCTTGGTGAGAACGGCACAGGGAAAACTACATTCATCAGAATGCTG GCCGGGTTGTTGAAGCCAGATACCATGGAAGGAAGTGAGGTTGAAATTCCTGAATTCAATGTGTCCTACAAGCCTCAAAAGATCAGCCCAAAATTCCAGCATCCAGTGAGGCACTTGCTGCATTCGAAAATACGCGATTCATATACTCATCCTCAGTTTGTATCTGATGTTATGAAACCACTACAAATTGAGCAACTCATGGACCAGGAAGTCATTAATTTATCAGGTGGAGAGCTCCAGAGAGTAGCATTATGTTTGTGCCTTGGAAAG CCTGCAGATATTTATTTAATTGATGAGCCAAGTGCATATCTCGATTCAGAGCAGCGTATTGTTGCCTCGAAGGTTATCAAAAGATTCATCCTTCATGCAAAGAAAACTGCATTTATTGTGGAGCATGATTTCATCATGGCAACCTACTTAGCGGACAAGGTTATTGTTTATGAGGGACTTGCTTCTATTGACTGTACTGCCAATGCACCACAGTCTTTGGTATCTGGGATGAATAAATTCTTATCG CATCTTGACATTACATTTAGAAGAGACCCGACCAACTATAGGCCACGAATCAACAAACTGGAATCAACGAAGGACAGAGAACAAAAGAATGCAGGGTCCTACTACTACCTAGATGATTAA